In the genome of Myxococcus stipitatus, one region contains:
- a CDS encoding imelysin family protein — MDHLTPSPFAARRPRAFLLLAALAFVSGCKGSDKKETPGPGEPNPSDTARVALLKATGACVEKTARQFQTASVALSEAVSRYATQPDAANQAQARAAFHEAMDVWQVAEVMQVGPAAPRSAAGGAEIRDNVYSWPLVSRCTVEEQVVSKSYEAESFATSLVSRRGLYALEYLLFHEDASTACQGTSPIVAQGTWAALSADERAARKRAYAAVVAKDVSQRAAQLVKAWAADQDNFVQTLETAGSGNRVFPTNQAALNSVSDAMFYFEREGKDLKLARPLGLRDCSTESCPEHLESQFAHRSKANLRANLKGFRMLAEGCGEGYSGTGFDDLLVASGAEPLVQKMRERLAGVEDALGRIEEADLKDALAADKASVRALHDAFKGVTDVLKTEMVTVLDLELPQSVEGDND, encoded by the coding sequence GGCCCGGGCGAGCCCAACCCCTCGGACACGGCGCGAGTGGCGCTGCTGAAGGCGACGGGGGCCTGCGTGGAGAAGACGGCGCGCCAGTTCCAGACGGCGAGCGTCGCACTGTCGGAGGCGGTGAGCCGGTACGCGACCCAGCCCGATGCGGCGAATCAAGCGCAGGCGCGCGCGGCGTTCCACGAGGCCATGGATGTGTGGCAGGTGGCGGAGGTCATGCAGGTGGGCCCGGCGGCACCGCGCAGCGCGGCGGGCGGCGCGGAGATTCGCGACAACGTCTACTCCTGGCCGCTGGTGAGCCGCTGCACCGTCGAGGAGCAGGTCGTCAGCAAGAGCTACGAGGCGGAGAGCTTCGCCACCTCGCTGGTGAGCCGGCGCGGGCTGTACGCGCTCGAGTACCTGCTGTTCCACGAGGACGCGTCGACGGCGTGCCAGGGCACCTCGCCCATCGTCGCGCAGGGGACGTGGGCGGCGCTGTCCGCGGATGAGCGGGCCGCTCGCAAGCGCGCCTATGCCGCGGTGGTGGCCAAGGACGTGAGCCAGCGGGCCGCGCAGCTCGTGAAGGCGTGGGCGGCGGACCAGGACAACTTCGTCCAGACGCTGGAGACGGCGGGCTCCGGCAACCGCGTGTTCCCCACGAACCAGGCCGCGCTCAACTCGGTGAGCGACGCGATGTTCTACTTCGAGCGCGAGGGCAAGGACCTGAAGCTGGCGCGGCCGCTGGGGCTGCGCGACTGCTCGACGGAGTCCTGCCCCGAGCATTTGGAGTCGCAGTTCGCCCACCGCTCGAAGGCCAACCTCCGCGCCAACCTCAAGGGCTTCCGCATGCTCGCGGAGGGGTGCGGCGAGGGCTACTCCGGCACGGGCTTCGACGACCTGCTCGTGGCCTCTGGCGCGGAGCCGCTCGTACAGAAGATGCGCGAGCGACTGGCCGGCGTGGAGGACGCGCTGGGCCGCATCGAGGAGGCGGACCTGAAGGACGCGCTGGCGGCGGACAAGGCTTCGGTGCGCGCGCTCCATGACGCGTTCAAGGGCGTCACCGACGTGCTGAAGACGGAGATGGTCACCGTGCTGGACCTGGAGCTGCCCCAGTCCGTCGAAGGGGACAATGACTGA
- a CDS encoding HTTM domain-containing protein — MTEPVRASRLERLWSLLLAPRDIAALVAFRMALGLLITVSSIRFLAYGWVDVLFTRPRFHFTYWGFDWVPALPAPWMHAVFAALGVLGVCLTAGLFYRVTTVLLFVAFSYVQLVDVSNYLNHYYLVSLLLGLLIFVPAHRAFSLDAWRKPALRSETLPAWCTLLLRFQVTVVYVFAGLAKLTTDWLLHAQPLNIWLAARTSMPFVGPLLEERWVAYAAAWSGFLFDTTIAAFLLSRRLRPFAYVVVVGFHAATSVLFPIGMFPFIMVTAALVFFDSSWPRRIAARLRGGARAEHVEPPPAPAMHVPGWKAQAALGVALAYALLQVAMPLRTHLYGGNVLWHEQGMRFSWRVMAREKNGSVTFIVIQSATGREWHVSPGEYLTRLQEREMSVQPDLILQLARHIARDFDARGLGPVQVRADARVSLNGRAAQLLVDPDVDLAREVDGLGAKRWILPAPDSPPIRLRPTLRAQAH; from the coding sequence ATGACTGAGCCGGTCCGGGCGTCCCGTCTCGAACGCCTCTGGAGTCTGCTGCTCGCGCCGCGCGACATCGCGGCGCTGGTGGCGTTCCGGATGGCGCTCGGGCTGCTCATCACCGTCTCGTCCATCCGCTTCCTGGCCTATGGCTGGGTGGACGTGCTGTTCACCCGCCCCCGCTTCCACTTCACCTACTGGGGCTTCGACTGGGTGCCCGCCCTGCCCGCGCCGTGGATGCACGCGGTGTTCGCCGCGCTCGGCGTGCTGGGCGTGTGCCTGACGGCGGGCCTGTTCTACCGGGTGACGACGGTGCTGCTGTTCGTCGCCTTCTCGTACGTCCAGCTCGTCGACGTCAGCAACTACCTGAACCACTACTACCTGGTGAGCCTGCTGCTCGGGCTGCTCATCTTCGTGCCCGCGCACCGCGCGTTCTCCCTGGACGCGTGGCGCAAGCCCGCGCTGCGAAGCGAGACCCTGCCCGCGTGGTGCACGCTGCTGCTGCGCTTCCAGGTCACGGTCGTCTACGTGTTCGCGGGCCTGGCGAAGCTCACCACCGACTGGCTCCTCCACGCGCAGCCGCTCAACATCTGGCTGGCGGCTCGCACGAGCATGCCCTTCGTGGGCCCGCTGCTCGAGGAGCGCTGGGTGGCCTACGCCGCGGCCTGGTCGGGCTTCCTCTTCGACACCACCATCGCCGCGTTCCTGCTCTCGCGCCGGCTGCGCCCCTTCGCGTACGTCGTGGTGGTGGGCTTCCACGCCGCCACGTCCGTGCTGTTCCCCATCGGGATGTTCCCGTTCATCATGGTGACGGCGGCGCTCGTCTTCTTCGATTCATCCTGGCCGCGACGCATCGCCGCGCGCCTGCGGGGCGGCGCTCGCGCGGAGCACGTCGAGCCCCCGCCCGCTCCCGCGATGCACGTCCCCGGATGGAAGGCACAGGCGGCGCTGGGCGTGGCGCTCGCCTATGCGCTCCTCCAGGTGGCGATGCCGCTGCGCACGCACCTGTATGGCGGCAACGTGCTCTGGCACGAGCAGGGCATGCGCTTCTCCTGGCGGGTGATGGCGCGGGAGAAGAACGGCAGCGTGACGTTCATCGTCATCCAGTCGGCCACGGGGCGCGAGTGGCACGTCTCTCCAGGTGAGTACCTCACGCGACTTCAAGAGCGGGAGATGTCCGTCCAGCCCGACCTCATCCTCCAGCTCGCGCGGCACATCGCCCGTGACTTCGACGCGCGAGGACTGGGCCCCGTGCAGGTGCGCGCGGATGCACGTGTGTCCTTGAACGGACGCGCGGCGCAGCTGCTCGTGGACCCGGACGTGGACCTCGCGCGCGAGGTGGATGGCCTGGGCGCGAAGCGTTGGATTCTTCCCGCGCCCGACTCGCCTCCCATCCGCCTGCGCCCCACCCTGCGCGCGCAGGCGCACTGA
- a CDS encoding zinc metalloprotease HtpX, translating to MAYPGTHDTSRNDGGRPALHGGGGWHRLGNALKTTVLLAGLTALVLLIGQRLGGAQGLMFAGFFTVVMNFGSYWFSDKIALAIHGAKPLPYEQAPWLHQMVERLAARAGMPKPKVYILPTAAPNAFATGRSPKHAAVAVTSGLLQILDKRELEGVLAHEIGHVRNRDTLIGTVAATLAGVISYAAQMLFFFGGSMLSRSDDDEGGLGSAFANLGLLLVAPIAATLLQLAVSRSREYGADAAGAELTGDPDALADALLKLERGAELMPYDRAPATSHLFIVNPLHHGGVMSLFATHPPIPERVRRLRGMRASTGGSRSRGGWEYAY from the coding sequence ATGGCTTACCCTGGCACCCACGACACTTCCCGGAACGACGGCGGACGTCCGGCGCTGCACGGCGGCGGTGGGTGGCACCGCCTGGGCAACGCCCTCAAGACGACGGTGCTGCTCGCGGGCCTCACCGCGCTGGTGCTCCTCATCGGCCAGCGATTGGGCGGCGCCCAAGGCCTGATGTTCGCCGGCTTCTTCACCGTGGTGATGAACTTCGGCTCGTACTGGTTCAGCGACAAGATTGCCCTGGCCATCCACGGCGCGAAGCCGCTCCCCTACGAGCAGGCGCCGTGGCTGCACCAGATGGTGGAGCGGCTGGCCGCGCGCGCGGGCATGCCCAAGCCCAAGGTCTACATCCTGCCCACGGCCGCGCCCAACGCATTCGCCACCGGCCGCAGCCCCAAGCATGCCGCGGTCGCGGTGACGTCCGGGCTCCTGCAGATTCTCGACAAGCGGGAGCTCGAAGGGGTGCTCGCGCATGAAATCGGGCACGTGCGCAACCGCGACACGCTCATCGGCACGGTGGCGGCCACGCTGGCCGGCGTCATCAGCTACGCGGCGCAGATGCTCTTCTTCTTCGGCGGCTCCATGCTCAGCCGGAGCGACGACGACGAAGGCGGTCTGGGCAGCGCGTTCGCCAACCTGGGCCTGTTGCTGGTGGCGCCCATCGCCGCCACACTGCTGCAGCTCGCCGTGAGCCGCTCGCGCGAGTATGGCGCGGACGCGGCGGGCGCCGAGCTGACCGGGGACCCGGATGCCCTGGCGGATGCCCTGCTGAAGCTGGAACGCGGCGCGGAGCTCATGCCCTACGACCGGGCCCCGGCGACCTCGCACCTGTTCATCGTCAACCCGCTGCACCACGGCGGCGTCATGTCGCTCTTCGCCACCCACCCGCCCATCCCGGAGCGCGTGCGCCGGCTGCGCGGCATGAGGGCGAGCACGGGCGGCTCGAGGTCTCGTGGCGGTTGGGAATACGCCTACTGA
- a CDS encoding 2-oxo acid dehydrogenase subunit E2, with translation MAHLELRPKLRVSSFRKLAVGSWETAYDPTVYGTLTVRMDRALAYMETFRRSTGLELTVTHLVLKALAEALRRCPDANAVLRFHRIYLRQRITVSALLRTDGGPEAWAAVRVEDADQKGLRDIVQGLASGRQAPGPSRWLEWIPTPLMGLFTRCVSFLAVTLNLDLGRFGLPRDAFGAAIVTDVGALGLDGAYLPLVPFTRVPVFLAPGAVRDTPVVEEGRVVVGKVMSLNASIDHRFIDGFHAGVLATALKELLEDPEAAFGPPDAAASGR, from the coding sequence ATGGCCCACCTGGAGCTGAGACCCAAGCTGCGTGTGTCGAGCTTCCGCAAGCTGGCGGTGGGGAGCTGGGAGACGGCCTATGACCCCACCGTCTATGGGACGTTGACGGTGCGGATGGACCGCGCGCTGGCCTACATGGAGACCTTCCGGCGGAGCACGGGGCTGGAGCTGACGGTGACGCACCTGGTGCTCAAGGCCCTGGCCGAGGCGCTGCGCCGCTGCCCGGACGCCAACGCGGTGCTGCGCTTCCACCGCATCTACCTGCGCCAGCGCATCACCGTGTCCGCGCTGCTGCGCACGGACGGTGGGCCGGAGGCGTGGGCCGCGGTGCGCGTGGAGGACGCGGATCAGAAGGGACTGCGCGACATCGTCCAGGGGCTGGCGTCTGGGCGGCAAGCCCCTGGGCCAAGCCGCTGGCTCGAGTGGATTCCCACTCCGCTGATGGGGCTGTTCACCCGGTGCGTGTCGTTCCTGGCGGTGACGCTCAACCTGGACCTGGGCCGCTTCGGGTTGCCGAGGGACGCGTTTGGCGCCGCCATCGTCACGGACGTGGGCGCGCTGGGGCTCGATGGGGCCTATCTGCCGCTCGTGCCCTTCACGCGGGTACCGGTGTTCCTGGCGCCCGGCGCCGTGCGCGACACGCCGGTGGTGGAGGAGGGGCGGGTGGTGGTGGGCAAGGTGATGAGCCTCAACGCGTCCATCGACCACCGCTTCATCGACGGCTTCCACGCGGGCGTGCTTGCCACCGCGTTGAAGGAGCTGCTGGAGGACCCCGAGGCCGCGTTCGGTCCACCGGATGCGGCGGCCTCGGGGCGCTGA
- a CDS encoding cell envelope biogenesis protein TolA, with product MLVLVIALAVGLAISLYFNLFGGPKQAALPSSSSSNAPRGELDADHKAARAKAEGELQRKQKELDEQRGQLQEVKEQLKQAKRKIFEAKESDKGSQDLAKARAEVERNASIQLEQTRLELAQVLTENQRLKTESEGRGRRREPQAPTPTPAPVAAAPQAASAPAQEGEVASAPVAPVAEAPREDRTPRRVIRELSEADREKMDRLEQAAAKDRARAVELEKEVRRVKGRADTQQRVYAATKGDLDLMKDKYKALEKRLNRTLLERDLMRRAIKDLEKKSGILADRTELTPEEMAASDQRTEETIRVRAESETQAAAPEAPTPEATADAEAKPAQQA from the coding sequence GTGTTGGTCCTGGTCATCGCCCTGGCAGTCGGGCTCGCCATCTCTCTGTATTTCAATCTCTTCGGCGGCCCGAAGCAGGCCGCCCTCCCCTCCTCCTCGTCCTCCAACGCGCCCCGTGGCGAGCTGGACGCGGACCACAAGGCCGCGCGTGCGAAGGCGGAAGGCGAGCTGCAGCGGAAGCAGAAGGAGCTGGATGAGCAGCGTGGGCAGCTCCAAGAGGTGAAGGAGCAGCTCAAGCAGGCCAAGCGCAAGATTTTCGAGGCGAAGGAATCCGACAAGGGCTCGCAGGACCTGGCCAAGGCGCGCGCCGAGGTGGAGCGCAACGCGTCCATCCAGCTCGAGCAGACCCGCCTGGAGCTGGCGCAGGTGCTCACGGAGAACCAGCGCCTGAAGACCGAGTCCGAGGGCCGTGGCCGCCGCCGCGAGCCGCAGGCCCCCACGCCCACCCCGGCCCCCGTCGCCGCCGCCCCGCAGGCCGCCTCGGCCCCCGCCCAGGAGGGTGAGGTCGCCTCCGCGCCCGTGGCCCCCGTCGCCGAGGCCCCCCGCGAGGACCGCACGCCCCGCCGCGTCATCCGCGAGCTGAGCGAGGCGGACCGCGAGAAGATGGACCGGCTGGAGCAGGCCGCCGCCAAGGACCGCGCCCGCGCCGTGGAGCTGGAGAAGGAAGTGCGCCGGGTCAAGGGCCGCGCGGACACGCAGCAGCGCGTCTACGCCGCGACCAAGGGCGACCTGGACCTGATGAAGGACAAGTACAAGGCGCTGGAGAAGCGCCTGAACCGGACCCTGCTGGAGCGCGACCTCATGCGCCGCGCCATCAAGGACCTGGAGAAGAAGTCCGGCATCCTGGCCGACCGCACCGAGCTCACCCCGGAGGAGATGGCCGCCAGCGACCAGCGCACCGAGGAGACCATCCGCGTGCGCGCCGAGTCCGAGACGCAGGCCGCCGCTCCGGAGGCTCCCACCCCCGAGGCCACCGCCGACGCCGAGGCCAAGCCCGCGCAGCAGGCCTGA
- a CDS encoding MarR family winged helix-turn-helix transcriptional regulator — protein MTFAEQLASLRRTVRRHLTEKLGTRTNRPFTQLLALKVISEGVSRQAALAERLMVDAPAASRLVDRLEEDGMVVRRAGSDRRCFRLELTAEGVRELGLLMDALREQDGELGEFLPEPELRELKRLMQKLQAGLALRAGGAGCSAADTCGPALGLEPENDEGPGSRK, from the coding sequence ATGACCTTCGCGGAGCAACTGGCCTCGCTGCGTCGCACCGTCCGCCGCCACCTGACCGAGAAGCTCGGGACGCGGACGAACCGGCCATTCACTCAACTGCTGGCGCTGAAGGTCATTTCCGAGGGAGTGAGCCGACAGGCGGCGCTCGCGGAGCGGCTGATGGTGGACGCGCCCGCGGCGAGCCGGCTGGTGGACCGCCTGGAAGAGGATGGGATGGTGGTGCGGCGTGCGGGCTCGGACCGGCGGTGCTTCCGCCTGGAGCTGACGGCCGAGGGCGTGCGCGAGCTGGGCCTGCTGATGGACGCGCTGCGGGAGCAGGACGGCGAGCTGGGCGAGTTCCTCCCCGAGCCGGAGCTGAGGGAGCTCAAGCGGCTGATGCAGAAACTGCAGGCCGGGCTGGCGCTGCGCGCGGGGGGCGCTGGCTGTTCCGCGGCGGACACGTGCGGGCCGGCGCTGGGACTCGAGCCCGAGAACGACGAGGGGCCCGGCTCCCGGAAGTGA
- a CDS encoding TolC family protein has protein sequence MSAPTVLLLALVASSTPPASSSAPVPPPVPFQTKVEDPMLAPVPPAPQQVGTWEQALTLVRERSTDLRTAEAGVQRAEGRWRQALAALLPNARASASAAHDFLNSDTPVGVFATPALEGRKPTTPIVGTVTASLSQSLVDVGAWRNLSSNAAAERGAVASLQDMRRRLTLGLARSLVATVAAERAAELNRVGLLQALERSALTTRSFDLGASNQLDVVRVNQDVALARSALVAGDEQLRRAREALGIALGFGHAVGVEASFNLNGLMEDARKACTPLEDLESRPDLVSARAQVESSRDSRRQASAGYLPTLGLTSNLQGVTTDPDFGRFSSWSIAAVLSVPIWEGGLRGGLVREREGIEKQAEQTLESNRRDAAVEVEQARRGVDVAQALVKTASESRELADRTDRLTRRSFEVGRGNSLELVQSGAALRQAELTLALREFELVQARLDAFLTEARCDW, from the coding sequence ATGTCCGCCCCCACCGTCCTTCTCTTGGCGCTCGTCGCGAGCTCGACGCCCCCCGCGTCGAGTAGTGCCCCCGTTCCTCCCCCCGTGCCGTTCCAGACGAAGGTGGAGGACCCCATGCTCGCTCCGGTCCCTCCGGCCCCCCAGCAGGTAGGCACCTGGGAGCAGGCGCTGACCCTCGTCCGGGAGCGCTCCACGGACCTGCGGACCGCGGAGGCGGGCGTCCAGCGCGCCGAGGGTCGCTGGCGTCAGGCCCTGGCCGCGCTCCTTCCGAACGCGCGCGCCTCCGCGAGCGCCGCGCATGACTTCCTCAACTCGGACACGCCCGTGGGGGTGTTCGCCACGCCCGCGCTGGAGGGACGCAAGCCCACGACGCCCATCGTCGGCACCGTCACCGCGTCCTTGAGCCAGTCCCTGGTGGATGTGGGTGCCTGGCGCAACCTGTCCTCGAACGCCGCCGCCGAGCGCGGCGCGGTGGCGAGCCTCCAGGACATGCGCCGCCGGCTCACGCTGGGCCTGGCGCGCTCGCTGGTGGCCACCGTCGCGGCCGAGCGGGCCGCGGAGCTCAACCGCGTGGGCCTGCTCCAGGCGCTGGAGCGCTCCGCGTTGACGACGCGCTCGTTCGACCTGGGCGCCAGCAACCAGCTCGACGTGGTGCGGGTGAACCAGGACGTGGCGCTGGCGCGCAGCGCGCTCGTCGCGGGTGACGAGCAGCTTCGCCGCGCCCGCGAGGCGCTGGGCATCGCCCTGGGCTTCGGCCACGCGGTGGGCGTGGAGGCATCCTTCAACCTGAACGGGCTGATGGAGGATGCGCGCAAGGCGTGCACGCCGCTGGAGGACCTGGAGTCCCGTCCCGACCTGGTGTCCGCGCGAGCGCAGGTGGAGTCCTCGCGCGACAGCCGGCGGCAGGCGTCCGCGGGCTACCTGCCCACGCTCGGCCTGACGAGCAACCTGCAAGGCGTGACGACGGACCCGGACTTCGGCCGCTTCTCGTCGTGGAGCATCGCCGCGGTGCTGTCCGTCCCCATCTGGGAAGGCGGCCTGCGCGGCGGCCTGGTGCGTGAGCGCGAGGGAATCGAGAAGCAGGCGGAGCAGACGCTGGAGAGCAACCGCCGCGACGCGGCCGTCGAGGTGGAGCAGGCCCGGCGCGGCGTGGACGTGGCACAAGCCCTGGTGAAGACGGCGTCGGAGTCGCGCGAGCTCGCGGACCGGACGGACCGGCTCACCCGGCGCTCCTTTGAAGTGGGCCGTGGCAACAGCCTGGAGCTGGTGCAGAGCGGAGCGGCCCTGCGCCAGGCGGAGTTGACGCTGGCGCTGCGCGAATTCGAGCTTGTCCAGGCGCGCCTGGACGCATTCTTGACGGAGGCCCGGTGCGACTGGTGA
- a CDS encoding efflux RND transporter periplasmic adaptor subunit, translated as MRLVKRVRPLTALKMTLWSTALLVAAGCGSKPPPPAAPPPREVQVLTLTPSEVRDTSEYLGSLLSRQNITVLPQVAGYVRRIHVRPGQKVEAGATLLEVDSRTETAALDSAQAQQSSAEVNRELARRTFARTEALYKEGLASAQEMEQGRAQLEASEAAARSAAAQVAQRQVQLQFHAVRAPFAGTVGDVLVRLGDFVGATTPLTTIAQADVLEVSVSLPSERARSLKPDTVLEVLDSKGQVLLTSPLFFVAPQADPRTQLVEVKAAFQNTVGLRPSELVRTRVVYSKRDALQLPALAVVRLSGQPFAMVVQEKEGKTVVERRPITLGTLGEMAYVIESGLKQGDRVAVSSLQALRDGMAVKVKSPDAAPGAGAATAGSR; from the coding sequence GTGCGACTGGTGAAGCGGGTGCGCCCCCTGACGGCGCTGAAGATGACGTTGTGGAGTACCGCCCTGCTGGTGGCCGCGGGGTGCGGGAGCAAGCCGCCTCCGCCCGCGGCCCCTCCGCCGCGTGAGGTCCAGGTGCTGACGCTGACGCCCAGCGAGGTGCGGGACACCAGCGAGTACCTGGGCTCGCTCCTGTCGCGGCAGAACATCACGGTGCTTCCGCAGGTGGCCGGCTACGTGCGGCGCATCCACGTGAGGCCCGGCCAGAAGGTGGAGGCCGGAGCGACGCTGCTGGAGGTCGACTCGCGCACGGAGACCGCCGCGCTCGACAGCGCCCAGGCCCAGCAGAGCTCGGCCGAGGTGAACCGCGAGCTGGCGCGCCGCACCTTCGCGCGCACGGAGGCGCTCTACAAGGAAGGCCTCGCCAGCGCGCAGGAGATGGAGCAGGGCCGCGCGCAGCTGGAGGCCTCCGAGGCCGCCGCCCGGTCCGCCGCGGCGCAGGTGGCCCAGCGCCAGGTGCAGCTGCAGTTCCATGCCGTGCGCGCGCCCTTCGCGGGCACGGTGGGCGACGTGCTGGTGCGCCTGGGTGACTTCGTGGGCGCCACCACGCCGTTGACCACCATCGCCCAGGCGGACGTGCTGGAGGTCAGCGTGTCGCTGCCGTCGGAGCGGGCCCGCTCGCTCAAGCCGGACACGGTGCTGGAGGTGCTGGACTCGAAGGGCCAGGTGCTGCTCACCAGCCCCCTGTTCTTCGTCGCGCCGCAGGCGGACCCGCGCACGCAGCTGGTGGAGGTGAAGGCGGCCTTCCAGAACACGGTGGGTCTGCGTCCCAGCGAGCTGGTGCGCACGCGCGTCGTCTACTCCAAGCGGGACGCGCTGCAGCTGCCCGCGCTCGCGGTGGTGCGCTTGAGCGGTCAGCCCTTCGCCATGGTGGTGCAGGAGAAGGAAGGCAAGACGGTGGTGGAGCGCCGCCCCATCACCCTGGGCACGCTGGGTGAGATGGCCTACGTCATCGAGAGCGGACTGAAGCAGGGCGACCGGGTGGCCGTCTCGTCGCTGCAGGCGCTGCGCGACGGAATGGCCGTGAAGGTGAAGTCCCCCGACGCCGCTCCTGGCGCCGGTGCAGCCACGGCGGGCAGCCGCTGA